The following proteins are co-located in the Flavobacterium sp. CECT 9288 genome:
- a CDS encoding alpha-isopropylmalate synthase regulatory domain-containing protein, whose translation MMKRKIEIMDTTLRDGEQTSGVSFSAAEKLTIAQLLIEELNIDRIEIASARVSDGEFQGVKGIMAWANKQNYTERIEVLTFVDGGLSIEWMKKTGAKVQNLLTKGSLNHLTHQLKKTPQEHFDEITAAIALAQENNISTNVYLEDWSNGMRNSPEYVFQYLDFLTQQPVKRILLPDTLGVLIPSETFEFISKITTRYPSIHFDFHAHNDYDLSIANVMEAIKAGIHGLHVTVNGMGERAGNAPLESAVAVINDFFPEIAIGVKESSLYSVSKLVETFTGYRIPANKPIVGDNVFTQTAGIHADGDNKNNLYFNDLLPERFGRKRKYALGKTSGKANIEKNLQELGLQLNPEDLKLVTQRIIELGDKKETVTKEDLPYIISDVLDSQTYQDKIIVESYILSHAKGMRPSTTLSLKMYGEIIEEHAQGDGQFDAFMNALAKIYKSKNLELPHLIDYAVRIPPGSSSDALCETIITWTNGGKEFKTRGLDSDQTVAAIIATQKMLNVVSN comes from the coding sequence ATGATGAAAAGAAAAATTGAAATAATGGACACAACGCTCCGTGATGGTGAACAAACCTCAGGAGTATCCTTTTCTGCTGCAGAAAAATTGACCATTGCACAATTATTGATCGAAGAATTAAATATTGACCGTATAGAAATTGCCTCTGCACGAGTGAGCGACGGAGAATTTCAGGGAGTAAAAGGCATTATGGCCTGGGCCAATAAACAAAATTATACAGAAAGAATAGAAGTGCTCACCTTTGTAGATGGCGGATTATCTATTGAATGGATGAAAAAAACAGGTGCTAAAGTTCAAAATTTATTAACCAAAGGATCCTTGAATCATCTAACGCATCAGTTAAAAAAAACTCCCCAAGAACACTTTGATGAAATTACTGCAGCCATTGCATTAGCCCAAGAAAATAACATTTCTACAAATGTATATCTAGAAGACTGGAGCAACGGCATGCGTAATTCTCCTGAATATGTGTTTCAATATTTAGATTTCCTAACACAACAGCCCGTGAAAAGAATCTTACTTCCAGATACATTGGGAGTATTGATCCCATCAGAAACATTTGAGTTCATTTCGAAAATCACAACTCGATATCCTTCTATCCATTTTGATTTTCATGCCCACAATGATTATGATTTAAGCATTGCCAATGTTATGGAAGCTATAAAAGCTGGAATTCATGGTTTGCATGTTACCGTAAATGGTATGGGGGAGCGTGCAGGAAATGCACCACTAGAAAGTGCCGTTGCCGTAATCAATGACTTTTTTCCAGAAATAGCTATTGGCGTAAAAGAATCATCTTTATATTCTGTGAGTAAGTTGGTCGAAACTTTTACAGGATATAGAATTCCTGCAAACAAACCTATAGTAGGCGATAATGTATTTACCCAAACAGCCGGAATTCATGCTGACGGAGACAATAAAAACAACCTTTATTTTAATGATTTATTACCGGAACGTTTTGGTCGAAAAAGAAAGTATGCTCTTGGAAAAACTTCTGGCAAAGCTAATATTGAAAAGAATCTTCAGGAATTAGGCCTTCAATTAAACCCTGAGGATTTAAAATTAGTTACGCAACGCATTATAGAACTTGGAGACAAAAAAGAAACAGTAACTAAAGAGGACTTGCCCTATATTATATCTGATGTTTTAGACAGCCAAACCTACCAAGATAAAATAATTGTAGAATCCTATATATTATCTCATGCAAAAGGCATGCGACCATCAACCACTTTATCATTAAAAATGTATGGTGAAATCATAGAAGAACATGCACAAGGTGATGGACAATTTGATGCTTTTATGAATGCCTTAGCCAAAATATATAAAAGTAAAAACCTTGAGCTTCCACATTTAATAGATTATGCAGTACGAATCCCACCCGGAAGTAGTTCTGATGCCTTATGTGAAACCATCATAACATGGACCAACGGAGGAAAAGAGTTTAAAACACGAGGATTAGATTCTGACCAAACCGTAGCAGCAATTATTGCAACACAAAAAATGCTAAATGTAGTATCTAATTAA
- the leuD gene encoding 3-isopropylmalate dehydratase small subunit — MAYDKFNILTSTAVPLPIENVDTDQIIPARFLKATTREGFGDNLFRDWRYNPDGSIKEDFVLNNSTYSGKILVGGKNFGSGSSREHAAWAVYDYGFRAVVSSFFADIFKGNCLNIGVLPVQVSPEFADSIFKAIAEDPSTQLEINLPNQTLTLLTTGQQESFAINGYKKNNMVNGFDDIDYLQNMKKDIKEFANTRPF, encoded by the coding sequence ATGGCATACGATAAATTCAATATACTAACGAGCACTGCGGTACCCCTACCTATAGAAAACGTAGATACGGATCAAATTATTCCAGCTCGTTTCTTAAAAGCCACTACTCGAGAGGGTTTTGGCGACAATCTTTTTAGAGACTGGAGATACAACCCTGACGGATCTATTAAAGAAGATTTTGTTTTAAATAACAGTACTTATAGCGGTAAAATTTTAGTGGGCGGAAAAAATTTTGGCTCTGGTTCTTCTCGTGAACACGCCGCATGGGCGGTATATGATTACGGATTTAGAGCAGTTGTATCTAGTTTTTTTGCAGATATCTTTAAAGGAAACTGTTTGAATATTGGCGTTTTGCCTGTGCAGGTGAGCCCCGAATTTGCCGATTCTATTTTTAAAGCCATTGCCGAAGATCCTTCTACGCAACTAGAAATCAACTTACCAAATCAAACCTTAACCTTGTTAACCACAGGTCAGCAAGAATCTTTTGCCATTAACGGCTACAAAAAGAACAACATGGTCAACGGTTTTGATGATATTGATTACCTACAAAACATGAAAAAAGATATTAAAGAATTTGCAAACACACGTCCCTTTTAA
- the leuC gene encoding 3-isopropylmalate dehydratase large subunit, with protein sequence MSTTLFDKVWDAHVVRKIEDGPDIFFIDRHFIHEVTSPVAFLGLKERGIPVLYPERTFATADHNTPTINQHLPVQDPLSANQLQALEDNAAAHGISHWGLGHHKNGIVHVVGPENGITLPGATIVCGDSHTSTHGAFGAIAFGIGTSEVEMVLATQCIMQPKPKKMRINVNGTLSKGVGPKDVALYIISQLTTSGGTGYFVEYAGNVFEEMSMEGRMTVCNLSIEMGARGGMIAPDQKTFDFLEGRLYAPKGEAWTKAVAYWETLKTDADAVFDAELNINAASIEPMITYGTNPGMGIAISATIPNASQVEGGADTYKKSLAYMGFQEDDVMIGKPIDYVFLGSCTNGRIEDFRAFTEIVKGRKKADNVTAWLVPGSHVVEAQIKEEGLLDILTDAGFVLRQPGCSACLAMNDDKVPAGKYAVSTSNRNFEGRQGPGSRTLLASPIMAAAAAVTGVLTDPRKLM encoded by the coding sequence ATGAGTACTACATTATTTGACAAAGTATGGGATGCACACGTGGTGCGCAAAATAGAAGATGGGCCCGATATTTTTTTTATTGACCGTCATTTCATTCATGAAGTTACCAGTCCAGTAGCTTTTTTAGGTTTAAAAGAAAGAGGAATACCCGTTTTATATCCAGAACGTACATTTGCAACTGCAGATCACAACACCCCAACCATAAACCAACATTTACCCGTACAAGATCCGTTGTCTGCAAACCAGTTGCAAGCTTTAGAGGACAACGCAGCCGCTCATGGAATCTCTCATTGGGGACTGGGACATCACAAAAACGGAATTGTGCATGTTGTAGGACCTGAAAACGGAATTACACTTCCGGGAGCTACTATTGTTTGTGGAGATTCCCACACCTCTACGCACGGTGCCTTTGGCGCTATCGCTTTTGGAATAGGAACTTCGGAGGTCGAAATGGTTTTGGCAACCCAATGCATCATGCAACCCAAACCAAAAAAAATGCGCATCAATGTAAACGGAACTTTAAGCAAAGGTGTAGGGCCAAAAGATGTGGCATTGTATATCATATCCCAACTGACCACTTCTGGCGGAACAGGGTATTTTGTTGAGTACGCAGGAAATGTTTTTGAAGAAATGTCTATGGAAGGCCGTATGACTGTTTGTAACCTAAGTATCGAAATGGGTGCTCGAGGTGGCATGATAGCTCCAGATCAAAAAACATTTGATTTCCTTGAAGGAAGATTATATGCCCCAAAAGGCGAAGCTTGGACAAAAGCAGTTGCATATTGGGAAACCTTAAAAACCGATGCTGACGCCGTTTTTGATGCTGAACTAAATATAAATGCAGCATCTATTGAACCCATGATTACTTACGGTACAAATCCAGGGATGGGAATTGCTATTTCAGCAACTATTCCAAATGCAAGTCAAGTAGAAGGTGGAGCCGACACCTACAAAAAATCGTTAGCTTATATGGGATTCCAAGAAGATGATGTAATGATAGGCAAACCAATTGATTATGTTTTCTTAGGAAGCTGCACTAACGGTCGTATTGAAGATTTTAGAGCTTTTACAGAAATTGTAAAAGGTAGAAAAAAAGCAGACAATGTTACCGCTTGGTTGGTTCCAGGTTCTCACGTTGTGGAAGCACAGATTAAAGAGGAAGGTCTTCTAGACATTTTAACAGATGCTGGTTTTGTATTGCGTCAGCCGGGTTGTTCTGCCTGCTTGGCCATGAACGATGATAAAGTTCCTGCAGGAAAATATGCTGTAAGTACATCAAACAGAAACTTCGAAGGTCGTCAAGGTCCTGGTTCAAGAACGCTATTGGCTAGCCCAATTATGGCTGCAGCTGCTGCAGTTACTGGAGTTTTAACAGATCCAAGAAAATTAATGTAG